A region of the Triticum aestivum cultivar Chinese Spring unplaced genomic scaffold, IWGSC CS RefSeq v2.1 scaffold195549, whole genome shotgun sequence genome:
ttgttttcctgacaatagtaagatgtcaatcatATTAACCCttaggaattttgcttgagcatgaagtcacgtttcactatttgagtttgaaactattattctaaaaaacaataattatttagtaacactaatatttcttcaataagtagtttgaccatagtttgatcatagtttgaccacagcttgaccagatttgatcaaaattcaaaaaattgaaataattatttagtaacactaatattcttgaaaaattatgtagtaacactaatatttcttgaataagtagtttgaccatagtttgaccacagtttgaccagatttgaccacagtttgaccagatttgaccaaaattctaaaaaattgtaataattatttagtaatattaatattattgaataattatttagtaacactaatacttcctgaataagtagtttgaccaaagtttgacctgatttaaccaaaattcaaaaaaattgaaatttgagcataacttttttttccttttagaatttgaggattctaaaaatttgcaaacaggccgtagtaTTATacgttttgatatattatacgttttttgtgacatcgtatgcaaaagttatagccgttttacattttccctacactttttgcaaaacatgtccaaatttaagtttttaaattttcctaagtagtacatgtagtaacataactacatctggaaggattttaatttttgaagtttttatcattttcttttgctttctacaaaactgaaaaggcgatgggggagggggaggtgggctagagtttgaaaatgggacctttagtaccggttcgtgccacgaaccggtactaatgcctcaaaccccattagtatcggttggtggctcgaaccgggactaaaggtctaacctttagtaccggttggtgccacgaacctgtactaatggatatcgcaccctttagtcccagttcgtggcaccaaccaggactaaaggtcccatttgaaccgggactaatgtctgTACGGTGCCTTAGCCGCTCGAACCGAGACTGATGCTTACATTAGTCCCGgatcgtaatgcaaccgggattaatgcttttTTCTGGCCGAATCAAagcccttttttctactagtgtagaaaAATACGAGGGTTAGTTGACCTAAAACAGACCCGCTTTACATGGAGAAACTGAACATTCTAATGAAAAATTCAGTCCAGCCGCTGTAGAACAACAAGGTTTGCACGGTAGAACTATTTTTAAGGTAAAACTGGGCCTCGGATTGCAATAATTCGAGAACATACAACAGACATGCCATTTGCTTTACATAAGAAAATCTCTCTTGTCCTGCTCACAATCTAATTTACTACTTTTTGTGTCAGGATTGTCTCATTTCACCTGGGGCCTGATACATGTGTAGATAGAGGTGGAACTCAGGTGGTCCCCTGGCGATCGACGAACAGCTTACCGAGGAAATTCAGCTAATCCACTGCACCATGGAGCAATACGAGTGGTATGGAGCAATTTCTGACTGGTTCTATTAATATTCAAATTCTCGTGAAACTGATGCCATGTACCCTGGTAAATAGGGTGCATTCTCATGGTCGTAGTAGGCTAGTAGCAGAGATCGATGAGCAGCAAAGTGATACCATGTTTGACAGCCACATGTACAAACTTGAGACACGGACAACTATCCAAACGTATGATGATATAGTACACTTCATTAGTATCAAAATGCTAAATGATTCGAAGATCAAATGCCTTAACGGGACACGTTACTAAGAACAGCACAACCTATTATGAAATGAAAAAACACTGGAAATTTGGAGAACTTAAAAGCACTTGTAATTTTTGACAGGTCGGTACTTCCAAATATCATTGATTCTGTGATTTCTCTGCTTTGTTGGAGCCTAGGAGCATTCCGGAACATGCTGTTAATTTCAACTCCAGTGACTAGAAAAACTACTTGCATTAGTTGATCTAAAAACAGGCTTGCATTACATGAACAAATTGAACATTCTAATGAATAAATTCAGTCCAGCTGCTGTAGAACAAGAAGGTTTGCAATATTGAAATACTTTGCAGGTAAAATTAACTCAAGACAAGGGGCTTCAGATTATAGTAATTTGAGAAGACACAAGAGATTTGTCATTTGCTTTACATAAGAATATCCCATGTCCTGCTCGTAAACTAATTGTCTATCTTGTCAAGATTTTCTCATTTCACCTGGGACCTGATACATGTGAAGCTAGAGATGGAACCGATAAGCCCACATTTCCAGCAGCGCCAAAATACACTTGACTTGTTGCAACGAAGTTATGATCAATGTTGCTCTCTGCATTCATGGCACCTTCCAAGACCTTGACTACCTCGGACATTTTAGGCCTTCTTTTGCAATCAATGTGCAAACACCACATTGCGAGCTTCATCATCTCAATTACATCCTGCTTATGTGCTAGAATATCATTACTCTTATTGTCAATCAATTCTACCAACCGATTAGCCTTCACCTTTTCCTCCAATTGGGTGATGAGATGGATGCTCGCTTCGGATCGAGAATTGTCGAGGTTCTTTCTTCCGCTAATGACTACCATGACCACAACACCAAAGCTATAGACATCGGCCTTTTCCATGATCTGTGATGTCAACCATTCAGGAGCTAAATATCCAGGTGTGCCTCTCATTCTGCTAAACACTTGACTCATATCCCTGTCAATGAGCTTGCATCGTCCAAAATCAGAAAGCTTAGCATTGAAGTCATCATCTAAGAGGATGTTTTGTGGTTTGACATCCAAATGGGCAATCTTTTTCATGCACTCCTCATGAAGATAAGCGAGACCCTTCGCTATGTTAGTGATAATCTTGCACCGTGTGCTCCAATCTAGAGGAGGTGAATCCTTGTCATGTCGACAATAGATCCATCTGTCCAAGGATCCTGGTAATAAGTAGTTAGTAATTGTCCCTTTGCTAGATGGAAGAACTTATAGTGTTATCATCTAGGCCGTCTTTTATCTTCAAGGATACCAAATCAAAAATTAAATTCATAACTCACTTGGCATGTTTAAAACCTCAAAGCTAGTTATATTCTTTATCTCGGTAACTTAACTCCATAAAAAAACTTAGGATGGATTCATACTATTTTAAAATATTAGTGTTTATGCCATTTGTTCATGGCACCTTCTGCAGGTGACTAGTCTGTAACATATAAAAATAAATTGAATTTCTCTTCTCTCGCTTCATTTATTTAAGATGTAATACTCAAGATCATATTTATTGTAAGACTGTTCTTTTTGGCATAATTTTGTTAACTTAACATGACAGTTTATATGAGAAAAACATTCTCGGCCAATTACTTTCTTGTTCTTATATCTACTAAATCACCATTATAAGGTAGCAAACTATACTGATTTTATGAGCATTCCTTGCATTTTACAACCTATGTGGTTCTGTTTATATACTGCTGGTGTTAAAAAAATGAATTATACAACTTGTATAGAATTGTAAAATGAGTTATTTTGCTCAGGTTGTATTTTTCAGCTCATCCTTCTAACTGTCTCATTGCTGCCTTCTCTTATCCATTTGTCTTTTCCTTGGAACTATTGTTAACTCTCGGACTTCTTATGTTCTAGGTATAAGCATTACTGGTGGTGGAGCTGAAGTGTTGCATGATAGATAGGACGCCTGTATTGTTTGATGTGCTGATGCTGTCGGTATGGTTCACAGATAAGAATATCATCTGAATATACTGTTTGAGAATTTCTACTACTTATTTTTTTTCTGTGCACTGTCGAGGATGGGATGATGGGGCAGCCGTGGGACTACTTACAGGAACCCTACACAACAATCAGCAACATCCAGATGCACAACTGTTGTGCACTGTGGAACTTGTAGATTCACAAAGTGGGTCTTCTCACTTAGCATAGCATACAACGACTCTGTTCAAACTGTAATGTCTGTTCAAAACTAGAGATACGAAGTGGCTGCTCTGTTATTTCGACCTTCATTAGACTAGTATGAATTCAATCAGATCACCTATTTAGACATGCCCAGAGTTTTCCTTGTTTTAGTCTTTTCAGAATCAATAAGGTGAGAGCTATATATTACTAGTCCATTTTCCTATTACAAACATATACCTCCACCCTGACAAATTATGGTATCAAAAGGGATTATGTTCCGTCATATCTTGTTTATGTTTACATGGTTGTACTTGGTTATTCTTCTCTTTGGCCAGGAGagagttttaaaaaaaaattatttgTAAAAACACAAAACAATTGTTCAAGCAGTTTATACTAAGTGTTCATATCATTTTAATTACAAAATGTTTGTCACATTTAAAAAGAGGAAAATACACTATAAGCCCTAAAACTATTTGGGGGGTGTCAAGTTGATCATAAAAGTTTGCTAAGTGTGTCACCAGCAGTCCTATCCACGATGCATCAGCTTTGACTTGCATGAGTTGTTGTTGAGTACTACCGTCTGGCGG
Encoded here:
- the LOC123175674 gene encoding G-type lectin S-receptor-like serine/threonine-protein kinase SD2-5, producing the protein MPRSLDRWIYCRHDKDSPPLDWSTRCKIITNIAKGLAYLHEECMKKIAHLDVKPQNILLDDDFNAKLSDFGRCKLIDRDMSQVFSRMRGTPGYLAPEWLTSQIMEKADVYSFGVVVMVVISGRKNLDNSRSEASIHLITQLEEKVKANRLVELIDNKSNDILAHKQDVIEMMKLAMWCLHIDCKRRPKMSEVVKVLEGAMNAESNIDHNFVATSQVYFGAAGNVGLSVPSLASHVSGPR